In the Leifsonia sp. 466MF genome, one interval contains:
- the xseA gene encoding exodeoxyribonuclease VII large subunit produces MSQTTTVAMQAAPPTVDAPWPVALLNSKIKGWIDRLGTAWVEGEITQWGISGGNVYGKLKDLNEDATISFTIWSSVKARIPADLKQGDRVVAAIKPNFWVKGGTLTMQVYDMKHVGLGDLLERLERLRQQLAAEGLFAVERKKRLPFLPHTIGLVTGKDSDAEKDVLRNAQLRWPQVRFRVVHASVQGERTVTEVVSAIRTLDADPEVEVIIVARGGGDFQNLLGFSDERLVRAAAAALTPIVSAIGHEADRPLLDEVADLRASTPTDAAKRVVPDVAEELARVQQARARMGVRVTQRIAHEIDRIGHLRTRPVLASPSWIVDARAEELTRYVARGTELVGRCVERETTRVAELRGQLRALSPQGTLDRGYAIVQTSAGHVVTEPAEAGVGTELRVTVSGGSFAATAGDELPSPAGHGTSAGADGSSAPADPQRDK; encoded by the coding sequence GTGAGCCAGACGACCACGGTCGCAATGCAGGCGGCGCCGCCGACCGTCGACGCGCCGTGGCCGGTCGCGCTGCTCAACAGCAAGATCAAGGGATGGATCGACCGGCTCGGCACCGCCTGGGTCGAGGGCGAGATCACCCAGTGGGGCATCTCGGGCGGAAACGTCTACGGAAAGCTCAAGGACCTCAACGAGGACGCCACGATCAGCTTCACGATCTGGTCGTCGGTGAAGGCGCGCATCCCGGCCGACCTCAAGCAGGGTGACCGCGTCGTGGCCGCCATCAAGCCCAACTTCTGGGTCAAGGGCGGCACGCTCACCATGCAGGTCTACGACATGAAGCACGTCGGCCTCGGCGACCTGCTCGAGCGGCTGGAGCGGCTGCGTCAGCAGCTCGCCGCCGAGGGCCTGTTCGCGGTCGAGCGCAAGAAGCGCCTGCCGTTCCTCCCCCACACCATTGGTCTGGTGACCGGCAAAGACTCCGACGCCGAGAAGGATGTGCTCCGCAACGCGCAGCTGCGCTGGCCGCAGGTGCGCTTCCGGGTCGTGCACGCGTCCGTCCAGGGCGAGCGCACCGTGACGGAGGTCGTCTCGGCCATCCGCACATTGGATGCCGACCCCGAGGTCGAGGTCATCATCGTTGCGCGCGGCGGCGGCGACTTCCAGAATCTCCTCGGCTTCAGCGACGAGCGGCTGGTGCGGGCGGCCGCAGCCGCGCTCACGCCGATCGTCAGCGCCATCGGGCACGAGGCCGACCGGCCGCTGCTCGACGAGGTCGCCGATCTGCGCGCCTCCACCCCGACGGATGCCGCGAAGCGCGTGGTGCCGGACGTCGCGGAGGAGCTCGCACGCGTCCAGCAGGCGCGCGCCCGGATGGGTGTGCGCGTCACGCAGCGGATCGCGCACGAGATCGACCGGATCGGACACCTGCGCACGCGACCCGTGCTCGCCTCCCCCTCGTGGATCGTCGACGCGCGGGCCGAAGAGCTCACCCGCTACGTCGCCCGCGGCACCGAGCTCGTCGGCCGCTGCGTCGAACGCGAGACCACGCGTGTCGCCGAGCTGCGCGGCCAGCTCCGTGCGCTGTCCCCGCAGGGGACGCTCGACCGCGGCTACGCGATCGTGCAGACCTCCGCCGGTCACGTCGTCACCGAACCGGCCGAGGCAGGGGTCGGCACCGAACTGCGGGTCACCGTGTCGGGCGGTTCCTTTGCCGCCACGGCCGGCGACGAGCTCCCGTCGCCCGCGGGTCACGGCACGTCGGCCGGAGCCGATGGATCGTCGGCTCCAGCGGACCCTCAGCGGGACAAATAG
- the glpX gene encoding class II fructose-bisphosphatase has product MSMTDTATHFQHPDRNLAMELVRATEAAAIRATPWIGRGDKNAADGAAVDAMRKFLGTVNFDGVIVIGEGEKDNAPMLFNGEHVGNGRGPAVDIAVDPIDGTSLTAAGRQNALSVIAVSDRGSMLDASSVFRMNKIVTGPAGHGVVDLSQSIGENIRALAKALGKPVTEVRVAVLDRPRHEGLIEEIRAAGAGTRLLLDGDVAGGINAARYESRIDMCVGIGGSPEGVITAAAIKALGGFMQGMLAPSDDEERAKGIAAGLKMDTILSADDLVQGDNTFFVATGVTDGGLVEGVRRKGPIIRTESIVLRSKSGTARRVVADHLAEKWLEPDQL; this is encoded by the coding sequence ATGAGCATGACCGACACCGCCACGCACTTCCAGCACCCGGACAGGAACCTGGCGATGGAGCTGGTGCGGGCGACGGAGGCGGCGGCGATCCGGGCGACGCCGTGGATCGGGCGCGGCGACAAGAACGCGGCCGACGGTGCAGCGGTGGATGCGATGCGCAAGTTCCTCGGGACGGTCAACTTCGACGGCGTCATCGTGATCGGCGAGGGCGAGAAGGACAACGCGCCGATGCTGTTCAACGGCGAGCATGTCGGCAACGGACGCGGGCCCGCGGTGGATATCGCGGTCGACCCGATCGACGGCACCTCGCTGACGGCGGCCGGGCGGCAGAACGCGCTGTCGGTCATCGCGGTGTCCGACCGGGGATCGATGCTGGACGCGTCGAGCGTGTTCCGGATGAACAAGATCGTTACCGGTCCGGCCGGCCACGGTGTCGTGGACCTCTCGCAGTCGATCGGTGAGAACATCCGGGCGCTGGCGAAGGCGCTGGGCAAGCCGGTCACGGAGGTTCGGGTGGCGGTGCTGGACCGGCCGCGGCATGAGGGCCTGATCGAGGAGATCCGGGCGGCGGGAGCCGGGACGCGGCTGCTGCTCGACGGCGATGTCGCGGGTGGCATCAACGCGGCTCGTTACGAGTCGCGGATCGACATGTGCGTCGGCATCGGCGGCAGCCCGGAGGGCGTGATCACGGCGGCGGCGATCAAGGCCCTCGGCGGGTTCATGCAGGGCATGCTGGCGCCGAGCGACGACGAGGAGCGGGCGAAGGGCATCGCCGCGGGGCTGAAGATGGACACCATTCTGAGCGCGGACGACCTGGTGCAGGGCGACAACACGTTCTTCGTCGCGACCGGTGTGACCGACGGCGGCCTGGTGGAGGGCGTGCGCCGTAAGGGACCGATCATCCGGACGGAGTCGATCGTGCTCCGGTCGAAGTCGGGCACCGCCCGTCGCGTGGTGGCGGACCACCTCGCGGAGAAGTGGCTGGAGCCCGACCAGCTCTGA
- a CDS encoding exodeoxyribonuclease VII small subunit, with amino-acid sequence MPSSETAPAGDPLSALSYEEARDELIRVVGELEQGSATLEESIALWERGEALARHCEEWLIGAKARLDAARSGAGAASQSSEAPQSSEVMGG; translated from the coding sequence ATGCCCAGTTCCGAGACCGCCCCCGCGGGCGACCCGCTCAGCGCGCTCAGCTACGAAGAGGCGCGCGACGAGCTGATCCGCGTGGTCGGAGAGCTCGAGCAGGGGTCGGCGACGCTCGAAGAGTCGATCGCCCTGTGGGAGCGCGGCGAGGCTCTTGCCCGTCACTGCGAGGAGTGGCTGATCGGCGCGAAGGCGCGACTCGATGCGGCGCGCTCGGGCGCAGGAGCCGCTTCGCAGTCGTCAGAAGCCCCACAGTCCTCAGAAGTCATGGGCGGATGA
- a CDS encoding exonuclease domain-containing protein has product MTLDFTAIDFETANSSAASACSVGLVKVRDGKVVDRAGWFIRPPLGHDVFQEWNVRIHGIRPEDVADAAGWVDQLADLVEFAEDDHLVAHNAGFDMGVIRAACAATFVACPEYSYLCSLQVARKTYHLESYRLPVAAMAAGFEDFAHHDALADAEACAAIMIHAARRHDAATIADLAELTGARLGRIGVPIAA; this is encoded by the coding sequence GTGACCCTGGACTTCACCGCCATCGACTTCGAGACCGCCAACTCCTCCGCCGCATCGGCCTGCTCGGTCGGACTCGTCAAGGTCAGAGACGGCAAGGTGGTCGACCGGGCGGGATGGTTCATCCGGCCGCCGCTGGGGCACGACGTCTTCCAGGAGTGGAACGTGCGCATCCACGGCATCCGGCCCGAGGATGTGGCCGACGCGGCGGGCTGGGTCGACCAGCTGGCCGATCTGGTCGAGTTCGCCGAGGACGACCACCTCGTCGCCCACAACGCGGGCTTCGACATGGGTGTGATCCGTGCGGCGTGCGCGGCGACCTTCGTCGCCTGCCCGGAGTACAGCTACCTGTGCAGCCTGCAGGTGGCGCGTAAGACGTACCACCTGGAGTCGTACCGTCTGCCCGTCGCGGCGATGGCGGCCGGGTTCGAGGACTTCGCGCACCACGACGCGTTGGCGGACGCCGAGGCGTGCGCGGCCATCATGATCCACGCCGCCCGGCGGCACGACGCGGCCACGATCGCCGACCTCGCCGAGCTGACCGGCGCCCGGCTCGGACGCATCGGCGTTCCCATCGCCGCCTGA
- the rmuC gene encoding DNA recombination protein RmuC, producing MDILALLLGLLIGLVVGAIGAGVAVLRLLRSRTSAEPAAPVVDPVVLAAQHQAELAELRATETAVQSEIRADLAAAHSRVDALQDQLRAAQEQYRETVEQHRAEAEARAERERAESKVLQALAPVRESLTDMQRKVIELETQRNQQHGQLAQQLRSAAESEERLRSTAEALASALRSNSTRGVWGETQLRSVVEAAGLIERVDFDVQSSIHSESGAGRPDMIVRLPGGKSIALDAKVPFNAYLEASQIPATATGSEAAQREALLKQHVKAVRDHITALGSKAYWTGLESSPELVIAFIPSESLVSSALEADPSIMEFAFGKRVALASPVTLWSVLKTVAFSWQQDVLTQEAKQLFDLSRTLYSRLSTTAGHIEKLGRSLERTVKDYNGFVGSFERQVFPAARKLNALDESKVIGVIEGIEEAPRELTAFELVSELEPRDMHGIDKLAIEEQERAHALEAERDTGAA from the coding sequence ATGGACATCCTCGCCCTGCTCCTCGGCCTCCTGATCGGCCTCGTCGTCGGCGCCATCGGCGCGGGCGTCGCGGTCCTTCGTCTCCTGCGTTCGCGGACGTCGGCCGAGCCCGCCGCACCGGTCGTCGACCCGGTCGTGCTCGCCGCCCAGCATCAGGCCGAGCTCGCCGAGCTGCGGGCGACCGAGACAGCGGTGCAGTCGGAGATCCGGGCCGATCTCGCCGCTGCGCACAGCCGGGTGGATGCGCTGCAGGATCAACTGCGCGCCGCCCAGGAGCAGTACCGCGAGACGGTGGAGCAGCATCGCGCCGAGGCGGAGGCCCGCGCCGAGCGTGAGCGCGCCGAGAGCAAGGTGCTGCAGGCCCTCGCGCCGGTGCGCGAGAGCCTGACGGACATGCAGCGCAAGGTCATCGAGCTCGAGACCCAGCGCAACCAGCAGCACGGGCAGCTCGCCCAGCAGCTGCGGTCGGCGGCGGAGTCGGAGGAACGGCTGCGCAGCACGGCGGAGGCCCTCGCGTCGGCCCTCCGCTCCAACAGCACCCGCGGTGTCTGGGGCGAGACCCAGCTGCGGAGCGTCGTGGAGGCCGCGGGTCTCATCGAGCGCGTCGACTTCGACGTGCAGTCGAGCATCCACTCGGAGTCCGGCGCAGGCCGGCCCGACATGATCGTGCGTCTCCCCGGCGGCAAGAGCATCGCGCTCGACGCCAAGGTGCCCTTCAACGCATACCTCGAGGCCAGCCAGATCCCGGCGACGGCGACGGGTTCGGAGGCCGCGCAGCGGGAGGCGCTGCTCAAGCAGCACGTCAAGGCCGTGCGCGACCACATCACGGCTCTGGGCAGCAAGGCGTACTGGACCGGTCTCGAGTCCTCCCCCGAGCTCGTCATCGCGTTCATCCCGAGCGAGTCGCTCGTGTCGTCGGCTCTCGAAGCCGATCCCTCCATCATGGAGTTCGCCTTCGGCAAGCGGGTCGCGCTCGCGTCGCCCGTGACCCTGTGGTCCGTACTCAAGACCGTGGCCTTCAGCTGGCAGCAGGATGTGCTCACCCAGGAGGCCAAGCAGCTCTTCGACCTGAGCCGGACGCTGTACAGCCGGCTCTCCACCACGGCCGGTCACATCGAGAAGCTGGGCCGGTCGCTGGAGCGCACGGTCAAGGACTACAACGGCTTCGTCGGGTCGTTCGAGCGCCAGGTCTTCCCCGCGGCCCGCAAGCTCAACGCGCTCGACGAGTCGAAGGTCATCGGCGTGATCGAGGGCATCGAGGAGGCGCCGCGCGAGCTGACGGCGTTCGAACTCGTCAGCGAGCTGGAGCCGCGCGACATGCACGGGATCGACAAGCTCGCCATCGAAGAGCAGGAGCGCGCCCACGCCCTTGAGGCAGAGCGCGACACCGGCGCAGCCTAA
- a CDS encoding DUF6264 family protein — MAEQEPQPDDRPRPQYGELAPPGWVWRPPADADRLDTSRPLEREDDVPPVPATPVLGPRPPAPGAPPANVDGRPAPTWNLTLTVLLGVFGFFGMTYSIATLQAIPASMQLLHSTNGLGEYVPVPLVGTLVLIGSIVIAVIWVVSAGFAAWLLVKRRLAFWVPLVAGIVAMLALIIFAGAILATDPVLLGFYGGVTPPSTPVQTP, encoded by the coding sequence ATGGCCGAGCAGGAACCGCAGCCGGACGACCGGCCGCGCCCGCAGTACGGGGAGCTCGCGCCTCCCGGTTGGGTGTGGCGTCCGCCCGCGGATGCCGACCGTCTCGACACCTCGCGCCCGCTGGAGCGGGAGGACGACGTTCCGCCCGTGCCGGCGACCCCGGTCCTCGGGCCGCGTCCACCGGCCCCCGGTGCTCCGCCGGCGAACGTGGACGGCCGGCCGGCGCCCACCTGGAACCTCACGCTGACGGTCCTGCTCGGCGTATTCGGCTTCTTCGGGATGACGTACTCGATCGCGACGCTGCAGGCGATCCCCGCATCCATGCAACTGCTGCACAGCACGAACGGGCTCGGCGAGTACGTGCCCGTGCCGCTGGTCGGGACGCTCGTGCTCATCGGCTCGATCGTGATCGCGGTCATCTGGGTGGTGTCGGCCGGCTTCGCCGCGTGGCTGCTGGTGAAGCGCCGCCTGGCGTTCTGGGTGCCGCTCGTCGCGGGGATCGTCGCCATGCTCGCGCTGATCATCTTCGCGGGGGCCATCCTCGCGACGGACCCGGTGCTGCTCGGGTTCTACGGGGGCGTCACGCCGCCGTCGACTCCGGTGCAGACGCCGTAG
- a CDS encoding DUF4245 domain-containing protein: MSPRTSKPPAVVAELGRPETPEETAARKAQNSANHRNRQTINNLIYSLIATLALVAVIVLVVPRGNPTATKPPVDYASVAQEAQGSEPDRLLVPKLPSTWKSNNAELRTKTADGVDSWYIGLITPKEQFIGVTQGFGANDSWVSDQVAKSRIAGTREIDGVTWDVYDNRAPGSGNGNVEYALVTHAGDSSIIVFGTAIDAEFRTVASSLADQIHSLGGER; the protein is encoded by the coding sequence ATGAGCCCCCGCACCAGCAAGCCGCCCGCGGTCGTCGCCGAACTCGGCCGTCCGGAGACGCCGGAGGAGACGGCCGCCCGCAAGGCGCAGAACTCGGCGAACCACCGCAACCGCCAGACGATCAACAACCTGATCTACTCGTTGATCGCGACGCTGGCGCTGGTCGCCGTGATCGTGCTCGTCGTGCCGCGCGGCAACCCGACAGCGACGAAGCCGCCGGTCGACTACGCGTCCGTCGCGCAGGAGGCGCAGGGCAGCGAGCCGGACCGCCTGCTCGTGCCCAAGCTCCCCTCGACCTGGAAGTCGAACAACGCCGAGCTGCGCACCAAGACCGCCGATGGCGTCGACTCCTGGTACATCGGGCTGATCACGCCCAAGGAGCAGTTCATCGGCGTCACGCAGGGATTCGGCGCGAACGACAGCTGGGTGTCCGATCAGGTCGCCAAGTCTCGGATCGCGGGCACCCGCGAGATCGACGGCGTGACCTGGGACGTCTACGACAATCGTGCGCCGGGTTCGGGCAACGGGAACGTCGAGTACGCCCTGGTGACCCACGCCGGGGACAGCTCCATCATCGTGTTCGGCACCGCGATCGACGCCGAGTTCCGCACGGTGGCGTCGTCGCTGGCCGATCAGATCCACTCACTCGGAGGAGAACGATAA
- the fbaA gene encoding class II fructose-bisphosphate aldolase encodes MPIATPDQYAEMLDKAKAGGFAYPAFNVSSSQTINAVLQGLTEAGSDGIIQVTTGGADYFAGQTVKARATGALAFARFATEVAKNYPITVALHTDHCPKNALDDFVLPLIAASEEEVKAGRNPIFQSHMWDGSAVPLDENLEIAQEMLKRTKAINAILEVEIGVVGGEEDGVRHEGSNEALYTTLADAEKAVDALGLGENGRYMAALTFGNVHGVYKPGNVKLRPELLKEIQDGLAAKYGHGPKPLDLVFHGGSGSTDEEIAEAVRNGVVKMNIDTDTQYAFTRSIAGYMFENYDGVLKIDGEVGNKKAYDPRAWGKVAETGMAARVVEATQQLGSAGHSGK; translated from the coding sequence ATGCCCATCGCCACGCCGGACCAGTACGCAGAGATGCTCGACAAAGCGAAGGCCGGCGGCTTCGCCTACCCGGCGTTCAACGTGTCGTCGTCGCAGACGATCAACGCCGTGCTGCAGGGTCTCACCGAGGCGGGGAGCGACGGGATCATCCAGGTCACCACCGGCGGTGCCGACTACTTCGCCGGCCAGACCGTCAAGGCCCGCGCGACCGGCGCGCTCGCGTTCGCCCGCTTCGCCACCGAGGTCGCCAAGAACTACCCCATCACGGTAGCGCTGCACACCGACCACTGCCCGAAGAACGCCCTCGACGACTTCGTGCTGCCCCTCATCGCCGCCTCCGAGGAGGAGGTGAAGGCGGGCCGCAACCCGATCTTCCAGTCGCACATGTGGGACGGCTCGGCGGTCCCGCTCGACGAGAACCTCGAGATCGCGCAGGAGATGCTCAAGCGCACCAAGGCCATCAACGCCATCCTCGAGGTCGAGATCGGCGTGGTCGGCGGCGAAGAGGACGGCGTCCGTCACGAAGGGTCCAACGAGGCCCTCTACACGACCCTCGCGGACGCGGAGAAGGCGGTCGACGCGCTCGGTCTCGGCGAGAACGGCCGCTACATGGCCGCACTAACGTTCGGCAACGTCCACGGCGTCTACAAGCCCGGCAACGTCAAGCTGCGCCCGGAGCTGCTCAAGGAGATCCAGGACGGCCTGGCCGCCAAGTACGGCCACGGCCCGAAGCCGCTCGACCTCGTCTTCCACGGCGGATCGGGCTCGACCGACGAGGAGATCGCCGAGGCGGTCCGCAACGGCGTCGTCAAGATGAACATCGACACCGACACGCAGTACGCGTTCACGCGCTCGATCGCCGGCTACATGTTCGAGAACTACGACGGCGTGCTCAAGATCGACGGCGAGGTCGGCAACAAGAAGGCGTACGACCCGCGCGCCTGGGGCAAGGTCGCCGAGACCGGGATGGCCGCGCGCGTCGTCGAGGCGACGCAGCAGCTCGGCTCGGCCGGTCACTCCGGCAAGTAG
- a CDS encoding carbonic anhydrase, with protein MLEGNARFVAGEPQHPHQDVTRREVVAGGQEPVAAIFGCADSRLAAEIIFDLGLGDAFVVRNAGQVVSDSVVGSLEYAVAVLNVPLILVLGHDSCGAVASAIASQAADADPLPPHIADLIAPIVPAVHRVAGPGAVEPSAVDASAVGREHLRDTVSELLAQSEIISSAVAENTLAIVGANYRLAEGRVVPDVVVGMRD; from the coding sequence ATGCTCGAGGGCAACGCCCGCTTCGTCGCGGGCGAGCCGCAGCATCCCCATCAGGATGTGACCCGCCGCGAGGTCGTCGCCGGCGGCCAGGAGCCGGTGGCCGCCATCTTCGGGTGCGCCGACTCCCGTCTCGCTGCCGAGATCATCTTCGACCTCGGGCTGGGCGACGCCTTCGTGGTGCGCAATGCCGGGCAGGTCGTCTCCGACTCGGTCGTCGGGTCGCTGGAGTACGCGGTGGCGGTGCTCAACGTCCCGCTCATCCTGGTGCTCGGCCACGACAGCTGCGGCGCGGTGGCGTCGGCCATCGCCTCCCAGGCCGCGGACGCGGATCCGCTCCCGCCGCACATCGCCGACCTGATCGCGCCGATCGTCCCGGCCGTGCACCGCGTCGCCGGCCCGGGTGCGGTCGAGCCGTCCGCGGTCGACGCCTCGGCCGTGGGCCGCGAGCACCTGCGCGACACCGTCTCCGAGCTGCTCGCGCAGTCGGAGATCATCTCTTCCGCGGTCGCCGAGAACACCCTCGCGATCGTGGGCGCCAACTACCGGCTCGCGGAGGGCCGGGTCGTCCCCGACGTCGTCGTCGGCATGCGCGACTGA
- a CDS encoding class II fumarate hydratase, whose translation MVDTQADAEYRIEHDTMGEVRVPKDALYSAQTQRAVENFPISGDVLEPAQIAALARIKKSAALANARLGVLDQEIADAIAAAADEVASGAHNAEFPIDVYQTGSGTSSNMNMNEVLATLASRRLGRPVHPNDHVNASQSSNDVFPTSVHIAVTGALIDELIPALDHLAVSLEAKAELWAEAVKSGRTHLMDATPVTLGQEFGGYAAQIRYGIERIRAALPRVAEVPLGGTAVGTGINTPLGFPQLVIELLTDETELPITEARNHFEAQANRDALVEASGALRTIAVSLTKIANDLRWMGSGPNTGLGELHIPDLQPGSSIMPGKVNPVIPEAVLMVASRVVGNDATIAWSGASGLFELNVAIPVMGTALLESIRLLTQASRVLADKTIDGLEANLDRARAFAESSPSIVTPLNRVIGYEAAAKVAKHAVAKGITVREAVIDLGFVERGEVTLDQLDAALDVLSMTHPG comes from the coding sequence GTGGTGGACACCCAGGCGGACGCCGAGTACCGCATCGAACACGACACGATGGGCGAGGTGCGCGTCCCGAAGGACGCCCTGTACAGCGCGCAGACGCAGCGCGCGGTCGAGAACTTCCCCATCTCGGGCGACGTGCTCGAGCCGGCCCAGATCGCCGCACTGGCACGCATCAAGAAGTCGGCCGCCCTCGCGAACGCCCGCCTCGGCGTGCTCGACCAGGAGATCGCCGACGCGATCGCCGCGGCCGCAGACGAGGTGGCCTCCGGCGCGCACAACGCCGAGTTCCCGATCGACGTGTACCAGACGGGCTCCGGCACGTCCTCGAACATGAACATGAACGAGGTGCTGGCGACCCTCGCGTCGCGTCGCCTCGGCCGTCCGGTGCACCCGAACGACCACGTGAACGCCTCCCAGTCGTCGAACGACGTCTTCCCGACCTCGGTGCACATCGCCGTGACCGGCGCGCTCATCGACGAGCTCATCCCGGCCCTCGATCACCTCGCGGTCTCGCTGGAGGCCAAGGCGGAGCTGTGGGCGGAGGCCGTGAAGAGCGGCCGCACGCACCTCATGGATGCGACCCCGGTCACCCTGGGCCAGGAGTTCGGCGGCTACGCCGCGCAGATCCGCTACGGCATCGAGCGCATCCGCGCCGCCCTCCCCCGCGTCGCCGAGGTCCCGCTCGGCGGCACCGCGGTCGGAACCGGCATCAACACGCCGCTCGGCTTCCCGCAGCTCGTCATCGAGCTGCTGACGGACGAGACCGAGCTGCCGATCACGGAGGCGCGCAACCACTTCGAGGCGCAGGCCAACCGCGACGCGCTCGTGGAGGCGTCCGGCGCCCTCCGCACGATCGCCGTCTCTCTGACCAAGATCGCGAACGACCTCCGCTGGATGGGCTCCGGCCCGAACACCGGCCTCGGCGAGCTCCACATCCCGGACCTCCAGCCCGGATCCTCGATCATGCCCGGCAAGGTCAACCCGGTCATCCCGGAGGCCGTGCTCATGGTGGCGTCGCGGGTCGTCGGCAACGACGCGACCATCGCCTGGAGCGGGGCGTCGGGCCTGTTCGAGCTGAACGTCGCCATCCCGGTCATGGGGACCGCGCTGCTGGAGTCCATCCGGCTGCTCACGCAGGCCAGCCGCGTGCTCGCCGACAAGACGATCGACGGCCTCGAGGCCAACCTCGACCGTGCCCGCGCCTTCGCCGAGTCGAGCCCCTCGATCGTGACCCCGCTCAACCGGGTGATCGGCTACGAGGCCGCCGCGAAGGTCGCCAAGCACGCCGTCGCCAAGGGCATCACCGTGCGCGAGGCCGTCATCGACCTCGGCTTCGTCGAGCGCGGCGAGGTCACCCTCGACCAGCTGGACGCGGCCCTCGACGTCCTCTCCATGACCCACCCCGGCTGA
- a CDS encoding 4-hydroxy-3-methylbut-2-enyl diphosphate reductase, with protein MPRIPGARRRLQDNPVVGHKRVLLAAPRGYCAGVDRAVVAVEKALDLYGAPVYVRKQIVHNVHVVSELEQQGAIFVDEVDEVPSGAHVVFSAHGVSPAVVNAAAERGLRAIDATCPLVTKVHREAVRFSRDDFQILLIGHAGHEEVEGTAGEAPDHVTLVNGPDDVDSIVVKDPDKVVWLSQTTLSVDETMETVRRLRERFPNLQDPPSDDICYATQNRQVAIKKVAEQAELVIVVGSANSSNSVRLVEVALEYGAKAAYRVDYASEIKQEWLDGVSSVGVTSGASVPEVLVQEVLDDLAGAGYRDVQEVKTAEEDLMFSLPKELRKDITGKQDARALGGRGR; from the coding sequence ATGCCGCGCATTCCCGGCGCCAGGCGACGGCTTCAGGATAACCCGGTCGTCGGACATAAGCGGGTGCTGCTGGCCGCGCCCCGCGGCTACTGCGCCGGTGTCGACCGCGCCGTGGTCGCCGTCGAGAAGGCGCTCGACCTGTACGGTGCCCCCGTCTACGTGCGTAAACAGATCGTCCACAACGTGCACGTCGTGTCCGAGCTTGAGCAGCAGGGCGCCATCTTCGTGGACGAGGTCGACGAGGTGCCGTCGGGCGCGCACGTCGTGTTCTCGGCGCACGGGGTGTCCCCGGCCGTCGTGAACGCCGCCGCCGAGCGCGGGCTCCGGGCCATCGACGCGACCTGCCCGCTCGTGACCAAGGTGCACCGCGAGGCCGTGCGCTTCTCGCGCGACGACTTCCAGATCCTGCTGATCGGCCACGCCGGTCACGAGGAGGTCGAGGGCACCGCGGGCGAGGCTCCGGACCACGTGACCCTGGTCAACGGGCCGGACGACGTCGACTCGATCGTCGTGAAGGACCCGGACAAGGTCGTCTGGCTGTCGCAGACCACGCTCTCGGTAGACGAGACGATGGAGACGGTCCGCCGCCTCCGCGAGCGCTTCCCGAACCTGCAGGACCCGCCGAGCGACGACATCTGCTACGCGACCCAGAACCGGCAGGTCGCCATCAAGAAGGTCGCCGAGCAGGCCGAGCTCGTCATCGTCGTCGGCTCCGCCAACTCGTCCAACTCGGTTCGCCTGGTGGAGGTCGCTCTGGAGTACGGCGCGAAGGCCGCCTACCGCGTCGACTACGCCAGCGAGATCAAGCAGGAGTGGCTGGACGGCGTCTCGTCCGTCGGCGTGACGAGCGGCGCATCCGTGCCCGAGGTCCTGGTGCAGGAGGTGCTCGACGACCTCGCCGGTGCGGGCTACCGCGACGTGCAGGAGGTCAAGACGGCCGAGGAGGACCTGATGTTCTCGCTGCCGAAGGAGCTCCGCAAGGACATCACGGGCAAGCAGGATGCGCGAGCGCTTGGTGGTCGCGGGCGCTGA